From a region of the Mercurialis annua linkage group LG1-X, ddMerAnnu1.2, whole genome shotgun sequence genome:
- the LOC126678105 gene encoding uncharacterized protein LOC126678105 isoform X2, translating into MLIHHSVAGSLFSSSANPDDEEGQAYERLREQIKDEKFAIYREQVYASGGFDVDSISDSSVCDEIVPLLHVGEEADDELKVMADFAIAQHNIENGSNLELVKIIKANYAFASGVLYYITLDAKDDDKNTGTYQAEVFDGITQRRLVLFRPSSK; encoded by the exons ATGTTGATCCATCATTCAGTTGCCGGTTCCCTTTTCTCTTCGTCGGCAAACCCGGACGATGAAGAAGGACAAGCTTATGAACGTTTGAGAGAACAAATTAAGGACGAGAAGTTTGCTATATACAGGGAACAAGTTTATGCTTCGGGG ggttttgacgTGGACAGTATTTCGGATTCATCGGTGTGCGATGAAATCGTGCCTCTTTTGCATGTGGGAGAAGAGGCAGACGATGAACTCAAAGTTATGGCTGATTTTGCAATTGCACAACACAACATAGAAAAT GGCTCTAATCTCGAACTGGTCAAAATTATTAAAGCTAATTATGCATTTGCGTCCGGCGTACTGTACTATATCACTTTAGACGCAAAGGACGATGACAAAAATACTGGTACATATCAAGCCGAAGTCTTTGATGGAATCACACAGCGACGGCTTGTATTATTTAGACCATCGAG CAAGTGA
- the LOC126664983 gene encoding protein C2-DOMAIN ABA-RELATED 11 — protein MGEQLGMVQVCVVQGKRLVIRDFKSSDPYVVLKLGNQTLKTKVIYSCLNPVWNEELTFSFTEPIGTLSLEVFDKDRFKADDKMGHAHLNLQPLASAARLKQILQVSSGETVLRKAVPDTDNCLAKESSISCINGEVVQSVWLRLCEVETGEIELKIKLVGCPVVSSR, from the exons ATGGGAGAGCAATTGGGAATGGTACAAGTGTGTGTTGTGCAAGGGAAAAGATTGGTTATCAGGGATTTCAAGAGCAGTGATCCTTATGTTGTGCTCAAGCTGGGAAATCAG ACTTTAAAGACCAAAGTTATCTACAGTTGCCTTAATCCTGTCTGGAATGAAGAACTAACTTTCTCATTTACAGAACCTATTGGAACTCTAAGTTTG GAAGTATTCGATAAAGACCGTTTCAAGGCAGATGATAAAATGGGACATGCTCATCTAAACCTTCAACCGCTAGCCTCTGCTGCTAGATTGAAGCAGATTCTGCAGGTTTCTTCAGGCGAGACAGTTTTAAGAAAGGCCGTTCCAGACACCGATAACTGTCTCGCAAAGGAAAGCTCAATTAGTTGTATCAATGGTGAGGTGGTCCAAAGTGTTTGGCTGAGGCTCTGCGAAGTTGAGACCGGGGAGATAGAACTAAAGATTAAGTTAGTCGGTTGTCCTGTTGTTTCGTCGAGGTAG
- the LOC126678105 gene encoding uncharacterized protein LOC126678105 isoform X1, giving the protein MLIHHSVAGSLFSSSANPDDEEGQAYERLREQIKDEKFAIYREQVYASGGFDVDSISDSSVCDEIVPLLHVGEEADDELKVMADFAIAQHNIENGSNLELVKIIKANYAFASGVLYYITLDAKDDDKNTGTYQAEVFDGITQRRLVLFRPSSNNSFD; this is encoded by the exons ATGTTGATCCATCATTCAGTTGCCGGTTCCCTTTTCTCTTCGTCGGCAAACCCGGACGATGAAGAAGGACAAGCTTATGAACGTTTGAGAGAACAAATTAAGGACGAGAAGTTTGCTATATACAGGGAACAAGTTTATGCTTCGGGG ggttttgacgTGGACAGTATTTCGGATTCATCGGTGTGCGATGAAATCGTGCCTCTTTTGCATGTGGGAGAAGAGGCAGACGATGAACTCAAAGTTATGGCTGATTTTGCAATTGCACAACACAACATAGAAAAT GGCTCTAATCTCGAACTGGTCAAAATTATTAAAGCTAATTATGCATTTGCGTCCGGCGTACTGTACTATATCACTTTAGACGCAAAGGACGATGACAAAAATACTGGTACATATCAAGCCGAAGTCTTTGATGGAATCACACAGCGACGGCTTGTATTATTTAGACCATCGAG CAATAATAGTTTTGATTAA